Proteins from one Nostoc commune NIES-4072 genomic window:
- a CDS encoding SLATT domain-containing protein: MTNNSNIIEKIKELEANSRLIKTAHYLAVKRKKLTHRVLGLLIIIINIMIFSPFLELVMSKYSAAIAVKFLAILSASLAAIQTLFNYQKDIELHLDAGDKYTYIYRKSGVVRSKYMDCLIQQDKFVEEFDALFEDYLDANNQYKVCIPSNSDYNKAQKEINKRDEEKALRKSKQSEEASQQKVLTNKNGQLSIGS; this comes from the coding sequence ATGACTAACAACAGTAACATTATTGAAAAAATAAAAGAATTAGAAGCAAATTCTAGACTTATTAAAACAGCGCATTATTTAGCTGTTAAACGAAAGAAGTTGACACATAGAGTTTTAGGTTTGTTAATCATAATAATAAACATTATGATCTTTTCTCCTTTTCTGGAATTAGTTATGTCTAAATATTCTGCTGCGATTGCTGTAAAATTTTTGGCTATTCTTAGTGCCTCTTTAGCTGCAATTCAAACGCTCTTTAACTATCAAAAAGATATAGAATTACATTTAGATGCTGGAGATAAGTATACATATATTTACCGTAAAAGTGGAGTTGTTCGGTCAAAATATATGGATTGTTTAATTCAGCAAGATAAGTTTGTAGAAGAGTTTGATGCCTTGTTTGAGGATTATCTTGATGCAAATAATCAGTATAAAGTATGTATTCCATCTAATAGTGACTATAACAAAGCGCAAAAAGAAATTAATAAGCGGGATGAAGAAAAAGCTTTACGAAAGTCAAAGCAGTCTGAAGAGGCAAGTCAGCAGAAGGTATTGACAAATAAAAATGGTCAATTGTCAATTGGATCTTAA
- a CDS encoding plasmid mobilization protein, with protein sequence MKNPPRNVPQSSRFMANRKQSKALVRKHIFPVRLSDIELDLLRIKSLDAGMSASELMRRNALMRPLPKRLSKISLQTYWELGQIGNNLNQLVKATNTALLVGRTLPTDPELLRELLELLHQCRRDIASDDIEDEDSEEEEDDWEAD encoded by the coding sequence TTGAAAAACCCCCCTCGCAATGTCCCTCAATCTTCTCGATTTATGGCGAATCGCAAGCAGTCAAAAGCTCTAGTCCGAAAGCATATTTTCCCAGTCAGATTGAGCGACATCGAACTGGACTTGCTGCGAATAAAATCACTTGATGCAGGGATGTCAGCGAGTGAATTAATGAGGCGTAATGCATTGATGCGTCCATTACCCAAACGACTGAGTAAAATTAGTCTACAAACATATTGGGAATTAGGACAAATTGGGAACAATCTAAACCAGCTTGTCAAAGCAACCAACACAGCACTCTTAGTTGGGCGAACTTTACCTACTGATCCAGAACTGCTAAGAGAACTTTTAGAACTGCTGCATCAGTGCAGACGAGACATTGCCTCGGATGATATTGAAGACGAAGATTCGGAAGAGGAAGAGGATGATTGGGAAGCAGACTAA
- a CDS encoding relaxase/mobilization nuclease domain-containing protein encodes MIGKQTKGRGFRKLLDYLESREDAKLIGGNMSGRNARELAREFKLSRQLNSDADRVVYHVSLSAAKGDKLDDEKWSEIGSRYMKEMGFDANQFVIFRHHNTDDDHIHIAASRIRMDTGLVVHDSWDYVRSEKVLRQIEIDYDLVQVQGSREKLQRTPSTGQIRRIRREQEEFSQGQRDSPPQRIIKESVQQTIDRAGVDNPQMPTLIMRLQQAGISVRTGFTRNGKSKGISYEKDGQAFSGTQLGAAYTFPGLQKHLGVDYQTERDDEPIHELLLKPVKPRRVEQLEKLFQEIERKQQPQFTPPPEDKVVWQVLHKYLSEKRYIPDYIVQGLHNNQLLYMDEQRNILFIKRDLDGEKTGALVWSKPRENHCTVEYDQNTSTPYGWFYLRLGGQPKSKVENVFLCSTPIDAMSAATYLISSCKGLPPTRTMLIVADDPNNLPMEFLKSFNRVVVAFNNDQEGNNAASAVLELLPIGKRLKTHNPDWSQELEAHLREEQQKLLQQDRGFSL; translated from the coding sequence ATGATTGGGAAGCAGACTAAAGGCAGAGGTTTTCGCAAGCTGCTAGATTATTTAGAATCGCGCGAAGATGCTAAACTAATCGGCGGCAATATGAGCGGGAGAAATGCCCGTGAATTGGCGCGGGAATTTAAGCTGTCTCGACAACTAAATTCTGATGCAGACCGAGTTGTTTATCATGTTTCTCTATCAGCAGCCAAGGGCGACAAATTAGATGATGAAAAGTGGAGCGAGATTGGCTCACGCTACATGAAGGAAATGGGTTTTGATGCCAATCAGTTTGTCATCTTCCGCCACCATAACACCGACGACGACCACATCCACATTGCAGCCAGCCGAATCAGGATGGACACGGGGCTAGTAGTGCATGATTCCTGGGATTATGTACGCTCTGAGAAAGTTCTGCGGCAGATTGAAATTGATTATGATTTGGTGCAAGTGCAAGGCAGTAGAGAGAAACTTCAGCGCACACCCAGCACCGGACAAATTAGACGCATAAGGCGAGAGCAAGAAGAATTTTCACAGGGACAACGTGACTCTCCTCCACAACGCATCATCAAAGAGTCAGTTCAGCAGACAATTGACAGAGCCGGAGTTGATAATCCCCAAATGCCAACGCTGATCATGCGCTTGCAGCAAGCTGGCATTAGTGTCAGAACAGGATTTACCAGAAATGGGAAGTCTAAAGGCATTTCTTATGAGAAAGATGGGCAAGCTTTTAGTGGTACACAGTTAGGGGCAGCTTATACCTTCCCTGGTTTGCAAAAACATCTTGGCGTTGACTACCAAACAGAACGCGATGATGAACCTATTCATGAATTGCTGCTCAAACCTGTTAAACCACGAAGAGTTGAGCAGTTAGAAAAACTCTTTCAAGAAATTGAACGCAAACAACAGCCTCAGTTCACCCCACCACCAGAGGATAAAGTTGTTTGGCAAGTGTTGCACAAGTACTTAAGCGAGAAACGCTATATACCAGATTATATTGTGCAAGGATTACATAATAATCAGTTGCTTTACATGGATGAGCAACGAAATATTTTGTTTATCAAGCGTGATTTAGATGGTGAAAAAACTGGCGCATTAGTTTGGTCAAAGCCTAGAGAAAATCATTGCACTGTGGAGTACGACCAAAACACCTCTACACCTTATGGTTGGTTTTATTTGAGATTAGGAGGGCAACCAAAGTCCAAGGTAGAAAACGTCTTTTTGTGTTCTACACCAATTGATGCAATGTCAGCAGCCACCTACCTGATTTCAAGTTGCAAAGGGCTACCACCAACTAGAACCATGTTGATAGTAGCTGATGACCCGAATAACCTACCTATGGAATTTCTCAAGAGTTTCAATAGGGTTGTCGTAGCATTCAATAATGATCAAGAAGGGAATAACGCAGCTAGTGCAGTATTGGAATTGTTGCCAATTGGTAAAAGGCTCAAAACCCATAATCCTGATTGGAGTCAGGAATTAGAAGCTCATCTCAGGGAGGAGCAACAAAAGCTCTTACAGCAGGATCGTGGTTTTAGTCTGTGA
- a CDS encoding pentapeptide repeat-containing protein: protein MEDERKSIDRRKLLKRYAAGERDFAGIRISSSGLDGEDLRSIDLSGADLIGVDLSGSNLSHANLSGANMLCVNLYAANLSHANLRGVDLSGADCRGANLAFADLDEAILTATDFTGAEFDGTEIENAILIATDFRAAQNFNGPGQGCLVCKTFWADGEFFKGPDWYE from the coding sequence ATGGAAGATGAGAGAAAGTCTATTGATCGTCGAAAGTTGCTTAAGAGATACGCTGCTGGCGAAAGAGATTTTGCTGGGATTAGAATCAGTTCCTCCGGGCTGGATGGAGAAGATTTGCGCTCAATTGACTTGAGCGGAGCCGATTTGATAGGTGTTGATTTGAGTGGCTCCAACCTGAGTCATGCGAACTTGAGTGGAGCTAACATGCTTTGTGTCAACCTGTATGCTGCTAATCTCAGTCATGCTAATTTGCGTGGGGTTGACTTGAGCGGTGCTGATTGCAGAGGAGCTAACCTCGCTTTTGCCGATCTTGACGAAGCTATCTTGACTGCTACTGATTTCACTGGGGCTGAATTCGATGGCACAGAGATAGAAAATGCTATTTTGATTGCAACCGACTTTAGGGCTGCTCAAAATTTCAATGGCCCGGGACAAGGTTGTTTAGTCTGTAAAACTTTTTGGGCGGATGGGGAATTCTTCAAAGGCCCCGACTGGTATGAATAA
- a CDS encoding S1 RNA-binding domain-containing protein: MRVTLTQSSNEDILRGWILLRIEADHICTQIWTSSTFNPYQELYIWLGQIRDSQLPAKMIIDEEGHGVEMIVECLSDLVVQLRIEPWMCGNDTTTRLKITASRYELLKAFHDGVIKFLQDEYQPSQWSYIDDLSNTNWGALLKPSNISGQNWRIRLAMHWGGRDRVSETGRETVWNQLTPLQQWLVILHDVMLWTTDLTANGQITEAYALVSLYKNLPIDIALDEFDASWYSKRRIELNKQYGLRENFIESRTPYNRSASAIARLKTLKLGQLVDGTIHKIKSYGVFVNIGGYYALLHITTISQQTVEHPQQVFQVGEWVRAIITWIDVEKGRVSLSTSDLEVEPGDMLKDPLRVYEKAEEMAAKYYQKIVLKLESE, translated from the coding sequence ATGAGAGTGACCCTTACACAATCCTCTAATGAAGATATTCTCAGAGGATGGATTTTGCTCCGTATAGAAGCTGATCATATTTGCACCCAAATTTGGACATCATCTACATTCAATCCTTATCAAGAACTGTACATTTGGCTGGGACAAATTCGAGACTCACAACTACCCGCCAAAATGATCATCGATGAGGAAGGTCATGGAGTAGAGATGATAGTTGAGTGTTTGAGCGATCTAGTTGTGCAATTGAGAATTGAGCCTTGGATGTGCGGGAATGACACTACAACACGCCTCAAGATTACTGCTTCTCGTTATGAATTGCTCAAGGCTTTTCATGATGGAGTCATCAAATTTCTTCAAGATGAGTATCAACCATCACAATGGTCATACATTGATGATCTGAGTAATACAAATTGGGGAGCTTTGCTCAAACCATCTAATATTTCTGGTCAAAATTGGCGAATACGTTTAGCAATGCACTGGGGCGGACGTGACAGGGTTAGTGAAACCGGACGTGAAACTGTATGGAACCAATTAACGCCCTTACAACAATGGCTAGTCATTCTACATGATGTAATGTTATGGACTACCGATTTAACAGCTAACGGCCAAATCACAGAAGCCTACGCACTTGTCAGCTTATACAAGAATTTACCAATTGATATTGCTTTAGATGAATTTGATGCAAGTTGGTATTCTAAGCGAAGAATTGAGCTAAACAAACAATATGGACTGCGCGAGAACTTCATAGAAAGCCGAACACCTTATAATCGTAGTGCCTCAGCAATAGCAAGATTAAAAACACTTAAACTTGGTCAACTTGTAGATGGCACTATCCACAAAATTAAATCGTATGGTGTCTTCGTTAATATTGGAGGATATTATGCGCTATTACATATCACCACAATTTCTCAACAAACTGTTGAGCATCCACAGCAGGTTTTTCAAGTAGGTGAGTGGGTTAGAGCAATAATTACCTGGATTGATGTTGAAAAAGGGCGAGTCTCACTTTCAACTAGCGATTTAGAAGTTGAACCAGGTGATATGCTAAAAGACCCATTGCGGGTCTATGAAAAAGCAGAAGAAATGGCAGCTAAGTATTATCAAAAAATTGTATTAAAGCTAGAAAGTGAGTAG
- a CDS encoding ParA family protein, whose amino-acid sequence MDSQKKIVTITGYKGGVGKSTTAVHLATFFSELGKTVLVDGDQNRTALAWSKRGSFPFPAVDERQALKVIADAQFVVIDTPARPDSDDLKELAKGCDLLILPTKPDIVSLEPMLLMVKDLGETNYRCLLTIVPPYPSREGETLRQDLLNGGIPVFQAMIRRTVGFEKAAMAGVPIRDVDDSRLKTAWADYLALGKEVMEILK is encoded by the coding sequence ATGGACAGTCAAAAGAAAATTGTAACGATCACTGGATACAAGGGAGGAGTCGGAAAAAGCACTACAGCAGTGCATCTTGCAACTTTCTTTAGTGAACTTGGTAAAACAGTTCTTGTAGATGGCGACCAGAACCGTACCGCCCTGGCGTGGTCAAAACGCGGGTCATTCCCCTTTCCTGCGGTGGACGAACGTCAAGCCTTAAAGGTAATTGCCGATGCTCAATTTGTGGTCATCGACACCCCAGCTAGACCTGACTCAGATGATCTAAAGGAATTAGCTAAAGGCTGCGACCTTTTAATACTGCCTACAAAACCGGACATTGTAAGCCTTGAGCCAATGCTATTGATGGTGAAAGATTTGGGTGAGACAAACTATCGCTGCTTGCTTACTATTGTTCCTCCCTATCCCAGCAGAGAAGGCGAAACACTGCGTCAGGATTTGTTGAATGGAGGCATCCCCGTATTTCAGGCAATGATCCGGCGTACTGTCGGCTTTGAGAAAGCAGCAATGGCTGGTGTCCCTATTCGGGATGTTGATGACTCACGTTTAAAAACAGCTTGGGCTGATTACCTTGCGCTAGGTAAAGAAGTTATGGAGATTTTGAAATGA
- a CDS encoding transposase has product MLKNKYLKEWAKIVSYHFPDLSLPEVAGLATWSFGIVMTGSSSLTRVSEFIGRLNQENTNAVRQRLKEWYQEADAKTGKKRTAIDVTKCFAPLLQWILSMWNSEEKWLPLAVDSTNIGQHFTVLSVHVLYRGCGIPVAWKIVKGTEKGAWKPHWQQLFQSLKDVVPPEMQVVVSADRGLYADWLFDAICALNWHPFLRINYTGTYQIRGETEWQFLDKLVQKTGTSWSGIVTCFKTNPLNCTILARWDEGYKDPWLIVTDLLPQQGDALWYSLRSWIECSYRDIKSDGWQWHKTRLREPNRAERVWLAMAVATLWTITIGTDIEPHYLNNLSKELSPNHLDKKQDIPKKTVCKISCFLQGLIHILADLLNGKAISLTGLFPQPYHSTSAAAANTS; this is encoded by the coding sequence ATGCTAAAGAATAAGTATCTCAAAGAATGGGCGAAAATTGTTAGTTATCATTTCCCTGATCTATCTTTGCCAGAAGTAGCAGGTTTAGCTACTTGGAGCTTTGGGATAGTAATGACAGGCTCAAGTAGTCTAACCAGAGTCTCAGAATTTATCGGCAGGCTTAATCAAGAGAACACTAATGCAGTTCGACAAAGACTAAAAGAATGGTATCAAGAAGCAGATGCCAAAACAGGAAAAAAAAGAACTGCTATAGATGTAACTAAGTGCTTTGCTCCCCTACTCCAATGGATTTTGAGTATGTGGAACAGTGAAGAAAAATGGCTTCCTCTTGCGGTAGATAGCACTAATATTGGACAACACTTCACGGTTCTTTCTGTTCATGTTCTCTATCGGGGTTGCGGCATTCCTGTAGCTTGGAAAATTGTCAAAGGAACAGAAAAAGGAGCTTGGAAACCTCATTGGCAGCAATTATTCCAATCATTGAAAGATGTTGTTCCTCCGGAAATGCAAGTCGTTGTTTCAGCAGATAGAGGACTCTATGCTGACTGGTTGTTTGACGCAATTTGCGCTTTGAATTGGCATCCTTTTTTACGAATTAATTATACTGGAACATATCAAATTAGAGGAGAGACCGAATGGCAGTTTTTAGATAAACTAGTACAAAAAACAGGGACGAGTTGGTCTGGAATAGTCACCTGTTTTAAAACTAATCCACTCAATTGCACAATACTTGCCCGTTGGGATGAAGGTTACAAAGATCCTTGGTTAATTGTCACGGATTTACTACCCCAACAAGGGGATGCTCTCTGGTATTCTTTACGTTCTTGGATTGAGTGTAGTTATCGGGATATCAAAAGTGATGGTTGGCAGTGGCATAAAACTCGTTTACGAGAACCAAATAGAGCCGAAAGGGTATGGTTAGCTATGGCTGTAGCTACCCTTTGGACTATAACAATTGGCACTGATATAGAGCCACATTACCTAAATAATTTATCGAAAGAACTTTCTCCAAATCATCTGGACAAAAAACAAGATATTCCCAAAAAAACTGTTTGTAAGATTTCTTGTTTTCTTCAAGGTTTAATTCATATTCTTGCTGACTTACTTAACGGCAAGGCTATTTCTTTAACTGGTTTGTTTCCACAACCCTACCACAGTACATCTGCTGCTGCTGCCAATACTTCCTAA